The Acidobacteriota bacterium genome has a segment encoding these proteins:
- a CDS encoding ATP-dependent 6-phosphofructokinase, protein MATDGHGRIGILTGGGDCPGLNAVIRAVVRRALMLGYEVQGIKNGWLGLVKGTIEPLDLMKVSGILPRGGTILGTSRTNPLKKEEDKKALQANMEAFGLDYLIAIGGEDTLGVARQLAAEGMKVVGVPKTIDNDVEGTDQTFGFDTAVSIVTEAIDRLHTTAESHQRVMVVEVMGRHTGWIAVTGGLAGGADCILIPEQPMSIDEICAIIQKRHARGRLFSIVVVAEGFKLEGVEEVVTKNQKLDQFGHVHLGGVGEVIANEIEKRTGYETRVTVLGHVQRGGSPTAFDRVLGTRYGVKAVDLIHEGKYGTMVCLKGNKIEDIPLKDAMTKLKFVDKELIGTAEIFYG, encoded by the coding sequence ATGGCTACAGACGGTCATGGAAGAATCGGAATTCTAACCGGGGGCGGTGATTGCCCCGGATTAAACGCCGTGATTCGCGCGGTGGTTCGCCGCGCCTTAATGCTGGGATACGAAGTGCAGGGAATCAAGAACGGATGGCTCGGGCTTGTGAAAGGGACAATTGAGCCGCTTGACCTGATGAAGGTCTCAGGCATTCTGCCCCGCGGCGGGACCATTTTGGGAACCTCGAGGACGAATCCTCTGAAGAAAGAGGAAGACAAGAAGGCATTGCAGGCCAACATGGAAGCTTTCGGCCTCGATTACCTGATTGCGATTGGCGGCGAGGATACGCTGGGTGTGGCGCGACAGCTTGCGGCGGAAGGGATGAAGGTCGTCGGCGTGCCGAAGACGATTGACAATGACGTCGAGGGCACCGACCAGACGTTCGGATTTGACACCGCTGTTTCAATTGTGACGGAAGCCATCGACCGCCTTCATACGACTGCCGAATCGCACCAGCGCGTGATGGTTGTCGAGGTTATGGGCCGGCACACGGGCTGGATCGCGGTGACTGGAGGGTTGGCCGGGGGCGCTGACTGCATTCTGATTCCCGAGCAGCCGATGTCCATTGATGAAATTTGCGCAATCATCCAGAAACGGCACGCAAGGGGCAGGCTGTTTTCGATTGTTGTAGTGGCGGAGGGCTTCAAGCTGGAAGGTGTCGAAGAGGTTGTGACGAAAAACCAGAAGCTTGACCAGTTTGGCCACGTTCACCTGGGCGGAGTGGGGGAAGTGATCGCCAACGAAATTGAAAAGCGGACAGGGTATGAAACTCGGGTGACCGTCCTCGGCCACGTCCAACGGGGAGGATCTCCGACGGCTTTTGACCGCGTGCTTGGCACCCGATACGGCGTGAAGGCTGTTGACCTGATCCATGAAGGCAAATACGGAACCATGGTCTGCCTGAAGGGTAACAAGATCGAAGATATTCCGCTCAAGGACGCGATGACCAAGCTGAAGTTTGTTGATAAAGAACTGATCGGGACGGCGGAAATTTTCTATGGATAG
- the truB gene encoding tRNA pseudouridine(55) synthase TruB, with protein MDQPIAGVLIIDKPSVMTSHDVVARVRRLLGIRQIGHFGTLDPFATGVLPLSVGKATRFAQFYLKSRKAYEGVMRLGVSTDTYDGTGTPTSEEVPVSVEAETLEKLFREFTGRLMQTPPLYSAKRVGGARAYELARRNVPVQLQPVEVEVYALELLSFDGVRARMAVECSGGTYVRSLAHDIGQTLGCGAHLEGLRRTAVAEFTLQQSVTLEALEEAACEQKVESCLVPLEALLPDCPELIVRGREEKSVRHGHKFELAQTERFGRGTGRVQAISLLKIMNTDRRLIAVARHVTGSIYHPDLVLV; from the coding sequence ATGGACCAGCCAATTGCAGGCGTTCTAATCATCGACAAGCCTTCAGTCATGACGTCCCACGATGTGGTGGCCCGAGTGCGCCGGCTGCTTGGGATCCGCCAGATCGGGCACTTTGGAACGCTGGACCCTTTTGCCACCGGTGTGCTGCCGCTTTCCGTGGGCAAAGCGACGCGCTTTGCGCAGTTCTACCTTAAATCCCGAAAAGCTTACGAGGGCGTCATGCGGCTCGGGGTCTCCACGGATACGTACGACGGTACGGGAACCCCGACGTCGGAAGAAGTTCCTGTGTCCGTTGAAGCGGAGACACTCGAGAAACTGTTTCGGGAATTTACGGGAAGGCTGATGCAGACTCCGCCCCTGTATTCCGCCAAGCGGGTTGGAGGGGCAAGGGCCTACGAACTGGCACGCCGGAACGTGCCGGTGCAACTGCAGCCGGTGGAAGTGGAAGTTTATGCGCTGGAATTGCTGTCATTCGATGGGGTCCGTGCCCGCATGGCGGTGGAGTGCTCCGGCGGCACGTATGTCCGCTCACTTGCCCACGACATCGGGCAAACGCTCGGGTGCGGGGCCCATCTGGAAGGCTTGCGGCGAACAGCCGTCGCGGAGTTTACCCTGCAGCAGTCCGTAACACTGGAAGCTCTGGAGGAAGCCGCCTGTGAGCAGAAAGTGGAAAGCTGCCTTGTTCCCCTGGAGGCGCTCCTGCCGGATTGCCCGGAACTGATTGTGCGAGGCAGGGAAGAGAAGAGCGTCCGCCACGGTCATAAGTTTGAGTTGGCGCAGACCGAGCGCTTCGGACGGGGCACGGGACGCGTCCAGGCGATTTCCCTGTTAAAGATCATGAACACGGACCGGCGTCTGATTGCCGTAGCGCGGCACGTTACGGGAAGCATCTATCACCCTGACCTCGTCCTTGTTTAA
- the rbfA gene encoding 30S ribosome-binding factor RbfA: MAVPGRRQTRLQDQIREEMTEMIELELKDPRIGFAAVSQVDLRPDLRSAHIWVSVEGEKEAQERTLEGLRSAAGYLRHELGMRLRLRRVPELIFALDHTAEDMRRIESLLAQANKNP, from the coding sequence ATGGCTGTTCCTGGACGACGTCAGACAAGGCTGCAGGACCAGATCCGCGAAGAAATGACCGAGATGATTGAGCTGGAACTCAAGGACCCTCGGATCGGTTTTGCCGCCGTCAGCCAGGTTGATTTGCGGCCGGATTTGCGTTCTGCCCACATCTGGGTTTCTGTGGAGGGTGAAAAGGAAGCTCAGGAAAGGACTCTTGAGGGGCTTCGGTCCGCCGCCGGGTACCTTCGGCATGAACTCGGCATGAGACTGAGATTGCGGCGTGTTCCGGAGCTTATTTTCGCATTAGATCACACCGCTGAAGACATGCGCAGGATTGAATCCCTGCTCGCCCAGGCCAACAAGAATCCATAA
- a CDS encoding DUF503 domain-containing protein: protein MPVGLLTLEIHLPYSHSLKEKRAVLRKVRDRLRSRFNIAVAELDHRDVWQVATLGVVSVSDSQQLLDAVFRDVLQESERILGDDIAHYDIEFF, encoded by the coding sequence ATGCCAGTCGGCCTTCTTACCCTCGAAATTCATCTGCCGTATTCACACTCACTCAAGGAGAAGCGTGCGGTCCTGCGCAAGGTTCGGGACCGCCTCCGGTCCAGGTTTAACATTGCAGTGGCAGAACTGGATCACCGTGACGTTTGGCAGGTTGCAACGCTTGGCGTTGTGTCCGTTTCCGATAGCCAGCAGCTTCTGGATGCAGTTTTTCGGGATGTCCTTCAGGAATCTGAAAGGATTCTGGGAGATGACATTGCCCACTACGACATTGAATTCTTTTAA
- a CDS encoding translation initiation factor IF-2, with product MGSIRINELARELEVKSRSILESLPKVGFTEKKSHSSSLEDDVADKVRAYFRGGEVPAEAATPREAEFVSPKEAPAPPEAKAPVPAAPEEPVKHAEPAVSRQSFTKSMAEIKAAARKTVAPRPPVHPVAAHPAPEAPAASLDRVAQHPGAAVPPTQVIPVRAGIASPVAKISEPPAQKAKLSPPIAAKIAVKMPEAALPASEARPGKPARPSKLPASKQPIYPTAGLPKAVPPRTHSLRRPGEPRPMHPTARPAASAAGMARPAGRKKIVVPKMERHLAPPAQPAAPEEIQISRTITITEGVSIKELSEKLEVRAKDVLKRLLDKGIFATINQTLDSETASEIARNFGAEVKVISFEEEVFRENEEEDRKEDLLPRAPVVTVMGHVDHGKTSLLDAIRETKVASGEAGGITQHIGAYQVETQGRKVVFLDTPGHEAFTLMRARGAKVTDIVVLVVAADDGVMPQTLEAINHARAAQVPIVVAINKIDKPDAMPDRVKKQLADRGLNPEDWGGDTVTVEVSAKQRKNLDLLLEMILLVADLQALKANPARLASGTVLEAKLDKGRGPVATVIVQNGTLRVADSFIVGAIYGKIRAMFNDRGQPVIEAPPSTPVEILGLEDVPQAGDRLQAIEDTAKARQIATHRQTKLREAALAKSARLTLEQLHEQMAAGEVKELALIIKADVQGSVEVLADTLGKLGNERVKTKVIHAGVGAITETDVLLASASNAVIVGFNVRPERKANDLAQLENVDIRLHTVIYEVVEEIKKAMSGLLSAVFREITQGRAEVRDTFRITKVGTIAGCYVQEGKVTRESRIRVLRDNVVVHEGRVRSVRRFKEDVPEVKFGTECGISVENFNDIKVGDVLEAYTVERVMEPAIA from the coding sequence ATGGGTAGTATCAGAATCAACGAGCTGGCAAGGGAACTGGAAGTGAAGAGCCGGTCGATCCTTGAATCTCTCCCGAAGGTCGGCTTTACTGAAAAGAAGTCGCACTCCAGTTCACTTGAAGATGATGTGGCGGACAAGGTGCGCGCGTACTTCCGTGGCGGTGAAGTGCCTGCCGAGGCTGCCACGCCGAGAGAAGCAGAGTTTGTATCTCCCAAAGAAGCGCCGGCTCCCCCAGAAGCCAAAGCTCCTGTGCCCGCCGCTCCTGAGGAGCCCGTGAAGCACGCTGAGCCTGCCGTTTCCCGCCAGTCATTTACCAAGTCGATGGCGGAAATCAAGGCGGCGGCGCGGAAGACTGTGGCGCCCCGCCCTCCAGTTCACCCCGTGGCCGCACACCCAGCGCCAGAAGCGCCCGCTGCGTCGCTGGATCGCGTGGCACAGCATCCTGGCGCTGCCGTGCCGCCCACTCAAGTTATACCTGTACGGGCGGGAATTGCCAGCCCGGTGGCGAAAATTTCGGAGCCTCCTGCTCAAAAGGCCAAACTTTCGCCTCCAATTGCAGCCAAAATTGCAGTTAAGATGCCAGAAGCGGCCCTGCCCGCGTCGGAAGCAAGACCCGGCAAACCGGCCCGCCCTTCGAAACTGCCAGCTTCCAAGCAGCCGATTTATCCGACTGCCGGACTGCCTAAGGCCGTGCCGCCACGGACGCACAGTTTGCGCCGGCCTGGCGAGCCACGCCCGATGCACCCGACCGCGCGGCCAGCAGCCAGCGCTGCGGGAATGGCGAGGCCCGCGGGACGGAAGAAAATTGTGGTGCCGAAAATGGAACGGCACCTTGCTCCGCCCGCGCAGCCTGCGGCGCCGGAAGAGATCCAGATTTCCCGGACGATCACGATCACGGAAGGGGTTAGCATCAAGGAACTTTCTGAGAAGCTGGAAGTCCGCGCCAAGGACGTTCTGAAGAGGCTGCTGGATAAAGGGATATTTGCTACGATCAACCAGACGCTCGACAGCGAAACCGCCTCTGAGATTGCGCGAAACTTTGGCGCGGAAGTGAAGGTGATCAGCTTCGAAGAAGAAGTCTTCCGCGAAAACGAGGAAGAAGACCGCAAGGAAGACCTTCTGCCCCGTGCTCCTGTCGTGACGGTGATGGGGCACGTTGACCACGGGAAAACCTCGCTGCTGGACGCCATCCGGGAGACGAAAGTAGCTTCCGGTGAAGCGGGGGGCATTACACAACACATCGGCGCTTACCAGGTTGAGACACAAGGCCGAAAAGTGGTCTTCCTGGACACGCCGGGCCACGAAGCCTTCACCCTGATGCGGGCCCGCGGAGCGAAGGTTACGGATATTGTCGTTCTGGTGGTCGCCGCCGATGACGGAGTAATGCCCCAGACGCTCGAAGCCATTAACCATGCCCGCGCTGCTCAGGTCCCCATTGTTGTGGCCATTAACAAGATTGACAAACCTGACGCCATGCCGGATCGGGTGAAAAAACAGCTGGCCGACCGCGGGCTTAACCCGGAGGACTGGGGTGGAGACACCGTTACTGTGGAGGTTTCTGCAAAGCAGCGGAAGAACCTCGACCTTTTGCTCGAGATGATTCTGCTTGTGGCCGATCTGCAGGCGTTAAAGGCTAATCCAGCCCGTCTGGCTTCCGGAACGGTTCTTGAAGCCAAGCTGGACAAGGGCCGCGGGCCGGTGGCAACGGTGATTGTGCAGAATGGAACGCTGCGCGTCGCTGATTCGTTTATCGTAGGCGCCATCTACGGAAAGATTCGCGCCATGTTTAATGATCGCGGACAGCCGGTTATTGAAGCTCCGCCGAGTACGCCGGTGGAAATTCTGGGTCTGGAAGACGTTCCTCAGGCCGGTGACCGCCTGCAAGCCATTGAGGATACTGCGAAGGCGCGCCAGATTGCCACGCACCGGCAGACCAAGCTTCGAGAGGCTGCGCTGGCGAAGAGCGCACGGCTTACCCTGGAACAGCTACACGAACAGATGGCGGCGGGTGAAGTGAAGGAACTGGCGCTGATTATCAAGGCCGACGTTCAGGGATCAGTCGAAGTCCTCGCTGATACGCTGGGCAAGCTGGGCAACGAAAGGGTCAAGACCAAGGTTATCCATGCCGGCGTTGGGGCGATTACGGAAACCGACGTCCTGCTGGCCTCGGCCTCCAACGCCGTGATCGTCGGGTTCAACGTAAGGCCCGAGCGCAAGGCTAATGACCTTGCGCAGCTTGAGAATGTCGACATCCGCCTTCACACGGTTATCTACGAGGTGGTGGAAGAGATCAAGAAGGCCATGTCCGGACTTCTCTCCGCCGTGTTCAGGGAGATTACGCAGGGCCGTGCAGAGGTACGCGACACTTTCCGTATTACCAAGGTTGGAACGATTGCCGGGTGTTATGTTCAGGAAGGAAAGGTTACGCGGGAGTCCCGCATCCGGGTGTTACGGGATAACGTCGTGGTCCATGAAGGCCGTGTGCGATCGGTCCGGCGCTTTAAGGAAGACGTGCCTGAAGTGAAGTTTGGCACGGAATGTGGTATCTCCGTCGAGAACTTTAATGACATCAAAGTGGGGGATGTGCTCGAAGCCTATACGGTCGAGCGCGTGATGGAGCCCGCCATAGCCTGA
- the nusA gene encoding transcription termination/antitermination protein NusA has translation MTTSLLFQTIDQLSREKGIDPEIVVAAVEDAILVATRKYYKTVEDLESHFNKDTGHVEVFAVKKVVEQVGDPDHEISLAEALKLDPEAAVESEVRIPKATDVLGRIAAQTAKQVIFQKVREAERDTVYSEYSQRIGELINCTVKRMEGPDVILDLGRTEARMPRREQSKLETYQVGDRVRAVITLVDKAARGPQVIASRADSNLVRKLFEMEVPEIYDGTVVIKAIAREAGERTKVAVFSRDPDVDCVGACVGMKGMRVQSVIRELRGEKIDIIEYNEDPVAFAANALSPAKINHVSVVDIEQRHLEVIVDDSQLSLAIGKKGQNVRLAAKLLGWQIDIKSEEEKRQEIESQMAAMALRGAPIANLEGLGEKTLERLRQANIQTVEELAQMTPEDLMQIQGVGDKTIERIRRVVTDYFEKGQEAIDQAAQEDEATPAEQLTGLEAKETAPETAEQAVETAEEAEGTKDLAEAEDAGEPAERTVEAVASDEAAEVDTTKPGESSGEEKSEDAAEEKG, from the coding sequence GTGACGACCAGTCTTCTCTTTCAAACGATTGACCAGTTGAGCCGGGAAAAGGGCATCGACCCGGAAATCGTAGTTGCGGCCGTTGAGGACGCAATTCTGGTGGCGACCCGGAAGTACTACAAGACCGTGGAAGACCTGGAGTCGCACTTTAACAAGGACACCGGCCACGTGGAAGTGTTCGCGGTCAAGAAGGTCGTGGAGCAGGTTGGTGATCCTGACCATGAAATATCGCTGGCCGAGGCTCTTAAACTGGATCCCGAGGCTGCCGTTGAATCCGAGGTGAGAATTCCCAAGGCCACCGACGTGCTGGGGCGTATAGCGGCGCAGACGGCTAAGCAGGTGATTTTCCAAAAGGTCCGGGAGGCGGAGCGGGACACGGTCTACTCGGAATACAGCCAGCGGATAGGAGAACTCATCAATTGCACGGTCAAACGCATGGAGGGTCCTGATGTGATCCTGGACCTGGGGCGCACCGAAGCCCGCATGCCCCGGCGCGAACAGTCGAAACTGGAGACTTACCAGGTCGGAGACCGCGTGCGCGCCGTAATCACCCTGGTGGACAAGGCCGCGCGCGGGCCGCAGGTGATTGCTTCGCGGGCCGATTCTAATCTAGTGCGAAAGCTTTTTGAGATGGAAGTGCCGGAAATCTACGACGGCACTGTTGTCATTAAGGCCATTGCACGAGAGGCCGGCGAGCGTACCAAAGTGGCCGTATTCTCGCGTGATCCGGACGTGGACTGCGTGGGAGCCTGCGTCGGGATGAAGGGTATGCGAGTTCAGTCGGTCATTCGAGAACTGCGCGGAGAGAAGATTGACATCATTGAATACAACGAAGACCCGGTAGCTTTTGCCGCCAACGCGCTGAGTCCTGCCAAGATCAATCACGTTTCTGTCGTGGACATCGAGCAGAGGCACCTGGAAGTTATCGTTGACGATTCGCAACTTTCATTGGCCATCGGCAAGAAGGGGCAAAACGTTCGCCTGGCCGCCAAGCTGCTGGGCTGGCAGATCGACATCAAGAGCGAAGAGGAAAAAAGGCAGGAGATCGAATCGCAGATGGCCGCGATGGCCCTTCGCGGAGCGCCGATTGCGAACCTCGAAGGGTTGGGTGAAAAGACTCTGGAACGGCTTCGCCAGGCGAATATTCAGACGGTCGAGGAACTGGCACAGATGACCCCTGAAGATCTGATGCAGATTCAGGGCGTTGGCGATAAGACGATTGAACGGATCCGGCGCGTGGTTACAGACTATTTTGAAAAGGGCCAGGAAGCAATTGACCAGGCCGCTCAGGAAGACGAAGCAACGCCCGCGGAGCAACTGACGGGCCTCGAAGCCAAAGAGACCGCCCCGGAAACCGCTGAGCAAGCAGTTGAGACTGCCGAAGAAGCAGAAGGGACAAAGGACCTGGCTGAGGCTGAGGATGCTGGAGAGCCTGCTGAGAGGACCGTGGAAGCCGTGGCCAGCGATGAGGCCGCCGAAGTAGATACAACAAAGCCCGGCGAATCCTCCGGGGAAGAGAAGAGTGAGGATGCGGCGGAGGAAAAAGGCTAA
- a CDS encoding ribosome maturation factor RimP has product MPVCRAAARSTDGESNRTLRMIVDLEKIEAIAERVAVGEGLTLVDVELKGGKSNPLLRVYIDKPGGVTHGDCALVSEQMSAILDVEDPFPGSYLLEVSSPGLDRKLVKPREYRHFAGRRARIVLREPIEDQKVFEGRLAGFEEGRVKLGLDNEKIAEFELSNILKARLLPEL; this is encoded by the coding sequence TTGCCTGTTTGCCGGGCTGCCGCGCGCTCAACGGACGGCGAATCCAACCGCACCTTACGAATGATTGTTGATCTGGAAAAGATCGAAGCCATCGCCGAGCGCGTGGCCGTCGGCGAAGGGTTGACGCTTGTTGATGTGGAACTCAAGGGGGGAAAGTCGAACCCACTGCTCCGGGTCTATATTGACAAGCCTGGAGGAGTTACACACGGGGATTGCGCGCTCGTCAGCGAGCAGATGAGTGCTATCCTTGATGTTGAAGATCCGTTCCCGGGGAGTTACCTGCTGGAAGTTTCGTCCCCTGGGCTCGACCGGAAGCTGGTGAAGCCGCGGGAGTACAGGCACTTTGCAGGGCGCCGGGCAAGGATCGTGCTGCGTGAGCCCATCGAGGATCAGAAAGTTTTTGAAGGCAGGCTGGCGGGATTTGAGGAAGGCCGAGTCAAGTTGGGCCTGGATAACGAAAAAATTGCAGAATTTGAGCTTTCAAATATTTTGAAAGCCAGGCTGCTTCCGGAACTATAG
- a CDS encoding class I SAM-dependent methyltransferase, translating to MRPSIIPHTEVLMITKRNLLLIALLLSAVALPVCGQDYKEESARLTQILDWHAGSIVAEIGAGAGEMTLDAASRVGPTGHVYSTEVDNKKIAHLKELAADEKDHNITVIEGSQSGTHLPPECCDSIYMRRVYHHFTEPQTMDASLFQSLKPGGMLAVIDFPPRAGLPAVEGVPANRGGHGMPKDILIQELTATGFQLVSEPADWPNDNYCVIFRKPEK from the coding sequence ATGCGGCCGAGTATAATCCCACACACCGAGGTGCTCATGATAACTAAACGGAACCTGCTGCTGATCGCCCTGCTGCTTTCAGCGGTCGCCCTTCCTGTCTGCGGGCAGGACTACAAAGAGGAATCGGCCCGCCTGACGCAAATACTCGACTGGCATGCGGGCAGCATAGTGGCGGAAATCGGCGCCGGCGCGGGTGAGATGACCCTTGACGCGGCATCGCGCGTGGGCCCCACCGGCCACGTTTATTCAACCGAGGTGGACAACAAGAAGATCGCGCACCTGAAGGAACTGGCAGCCGATGAAAAAGACCACAACATTACCGTGATTGAAGGTTCGCAATCCGGGACCCACCTGCCGCCCGAATGCTGCGACTCAATTTACATGCGGCGCGTCTATCACCACTTTACCGAACCTCAAACGATGGACGCCAGCCTCTTCCAATCGCTTAAGCCGGGCGGCATGCTGGCGGTGATTGACTTTCCGCCGCGTGCAGGGCTGCCCGCGGTGGAAGGCGTTCCCGCCAACCGGGGTGGGCACGGTATGCCGAAAGATATCCTCATTCAGGAACTGACTGCCACCGGATTTCAGTTGGTGTCTGAGCCTGCCGACTGGCCCAATGATAATTACTGCGTTATCTTTCGCAAGCCTGAAAAATAA